From Lycium ferocissimum isolate CSIRO_LF1 chromosome 12, AGI_CSIRO_Lferr_CH_V1, whole genome shotgun sequence, one genomic window encodes:
- the LOC132040179 gene encoding CRIB domain-containing protein RIC4-like — MKERSIEKFFMLPFFIVCGSDSSVAVSTSSHPEKTKNSAQKTKLIQERREGEESSSSVKMKSFWGLLAMTRPRFSRNVQRLKRHFKGFSQLFVHKEEAEEVEMEIEIGYPTDVKHLTHIGWDGSTTINPIKGWENLKPPEVISFPSISIKQFELAMAAQAGGPIGVNTNNCA, encoded by the exons ATGAAGGAAAGATCAATAGAGAAGTTCTTCATGTTGCCATTCTTTATAGTGTGTGGTTCTGATTCAAGTGTTGCAGTGAGCACCAGCAGCCATCCTGAGAAAACAAAGAATTCAGCACAGAAAACAA AGCTTATTCAAGAAAGACGAGAAGGAGAAGAGAGCTCCTCAAGTGTAAAAATGAAGAGCTTTTGGGGATTATTGGCCATGACAAGACCAAGATTCTCACGAAATGTGCAAAGATTGAAAAGGCATTTCAAAGGTTTCTCCCAATTATTTG TGCACAAAGAAGAGGCAGAAGAAGTGGAAATGGAGATAGAAATAGGGTATCCAACAGATGTGAAGCATTTAACACACATAGGATGGGATGGATCAACAACAATTAATCCAATCAAAGGCTGGGAAAATTTGAAACCTCCTGAAGTTATTTCTTTTCCATCAATTTCAATAAAACAATTTGAACTTGCCATGGCTGCCCAAGCTGGTGGACCTATAGGTGTTAATACCAACAATTGTGcttga
- the LOC132040675 gene encoding ABC transporter G family member STR2-like, producing the protein MRHVNGHQVDSTIDIGTKPVNFAGGLEFSGLTYTVMKQIKDTDGRWMNQEVDLLHQITGYAPKGCVTAVMGPSGAGKSTFLDGLAGRILSLRGRVSVDGMEMTPSFVKRTSSYIMQDDRLFPMLTVYETLLFAADLRLGPIPMTDKRKRVEKLIEQLGLSSARNTYIGDEGTRGVSGGERRRVSIGVDIMHGPSLLFLDEPTSGLDSTSAHSVIDKVHAIARAGSTVILIIHQPSSRIQLLLDHLIILARGQLMYQGSPIDVVEHLGRMGRKVPKGESSIEYLIDVIQEYDQSELGVEALAAFALTGMKPPTLGENEMSIVPLSPSHASNRCLHLQTNAKKDQDFDHSLRSPWNSSKSWSASHSGVLQTLGFSPARQRVDHRNQIPIR; encoded by the exons ATGAGGCACGTCAATGGTCATCAAGTTGATTCAACGATCGATATAGGGACTAAGCCAGTAAATTTCGCAGGTGGGCTAGAATTCTCTGGCCTGACATACACCGTGATGAAACAGATAAAAGATACAGATGGCAGATGGATGAATCAAGAAGTGGACTTGTTGCACCAGATAACTGGCTATGCACCAAAAGGTTGTGTAACTGCAGTTATGGGACCAAGTGGTGCTGGAAAATCAACATTCTTAGATGGTTTAGCTGGTAGAATTTTGAGTCTTCGAGGCAGAGTTTCTGTTGATGGAATGGAAATGACACCAAGTTTTGTTAAGAGAACCTCTTCTTATATCATGCAAGATGATAGGCTTTTCCCAATGCTAACTGTTTATGAGACATTGTTGTTTGCTGCTGATCTTAGACTCGGGCCAATTCCAATGACCGATAAAAGAAAGCGCGTTGAGAAGCTAATCGAGCAACTTGGTTTATCT TCGGCTAGGAatacttacataggtgatgaAGGGACCCGAGGAGTATCTGGTGGTGAACGTCGTAGGGTGTCAATAGGAGTGGACATCATGCATGGACCATCATTGTTGTTCTTGGATGAGCCTACTTCAG GTCTTGATTCCACTAGTGCTCATAGTGTGATTGACAAGGTGCATGCCATCGCCCGAGCTGGTAGCACTGTAATCCTAATAATTCATCAACCTTCATCTCGGATCCAATTGCTTCTTGACCATCTCATTATTTTAGCTCGCGGACAGCTCATGTATCAAGGATCTccgattgatgttgttgaacaTCTTGGTAGAATGGGGAGAAAAGTACCAAAGGGAGAAAGTTCAATAGAGTATTTGATTGATGTGATTCAAGAATATGATCAATCTGAGCTTGGAGTTGAAGCATTAGCTGCATTTGCACTTACTGGAATGAAACCTCCAACACTTGGTGAAAATGAGATGTCAATTGTCCCTCTATCACCATCACACGCGTCTAACAGATGCCTTCATTTGCAAACAAATGCGAAAAAGGACCAAGATTTTGATCATAGTCTGAGAAGTCCCTGGAATTCATCTAAGTCTTGGAGCGCTAGCCACAGTGGAGTTCTTCAAACACTAGGTTTTTCACCTGCTAGACAACGTGTGGATCATAGAAACCAAATTCCGATAAGGTAA
- the LOC132040887 gene encoding uncharacterized protein LOC132040887 has product MDLAKHAIQDYNNTVNDDYKYKVMWIEKVNYFVGEGREFLMTVKVENLTLRTPIETFQIHAYRGRNEENVARLCRKKFFKLSLNREEDSPEAREEAVELLLSKSSTS; this is encoded by the exons ATGGATCTGGCTAAACATGCTATTCAGGACTACAACAATACAGTAAATGAT GATTACAAGTACAAGGTCATGTGGATTGAAAAAGTGAACTATTTTGTGGGTGAAGGTCGTGAATTCCTTATGACTGTTAAAGTTGAAAATCTCACTCTGCGTACACCTATAGAAACTTTTCAAATCCATGCATATAGGGGACGAAATGAGGAGAATGTTGCCCGTCTTTGCCGGAAAAAATTCTTTAAG TTAAGTTTGAATCGAGAAGAAGATTCACCGGAGGCAAGAGAAGAGGCAGTTGAACTATTGCTTTCTAAGTCTAGTACTAGTTAA
- the LOC132040296 gene encoding 15-cis-zeta-carotene isomerase, chloroplastic-like produces the protein MLSLTFIFAIVHSGLASLRDKGEELIGERVFRVLFAGISLPLAVSTTVYFINHRYDGVQLWELKSIAGIHELVWFSNFISFFFLYPSTFNLLEVAAVDKPKMHLWETGIMRITRHPQMVGQVIWCLAHTLWIGNSVAVAASED, from the exons ATGCTTTCCCTTACCTTCATTTTCGCAATAGTCCACAGTGGTCTTGCTAGTCTTAGAGACAAAGGTGAGGAACTCATTGGGGAGCGTGTTTTTCGTGTATTGTTTGCTGGGATTTCTTTGCCATTGGCAGTCAGCACAACT GTGTATTTCATTAACCATCGATATGATGGAGTGCAGTTATGGGAATTAAAAAGCATTGCTGGgattcatgaactagtttggttttccaactttatttccttcttcttcctaTACCCGTCGACATTCAATTTACTGGAAGTAGCGGCTGTTGACAAGCCCAAGATGCATCTTTGGGAAACTGGGATTATGAGGATTACCAGGCATCCACAG ATGGTTGGGCAGGTGATATGGTGCTTAGCTCACACGCTATGGATCGGGAATTCAGTTGCAGTGGCGGCGTCAGAGGATTAA